In Bacillus cereus ATCC 14579, a single window of DNA contains:
- a CDS encoding class I SAM-dependent methyltransferase, protein MNRIDYIRQEEKKYHDLCYEQYKLFEAGSWLFKPVKTVMDLMNHFDGQNNLQVLDLGSGVGRNSIPIAKKIKNTSGTVTCVDLLNSALTKLQIYSKEHDVFEAIKTEEAAIENYHIDSNAYDYIVAVSSLEHFRSEEDFKNVLHSMKRGTKNGGINCLIINSNIQEIDSITNEELEALIEINLSTEEMISTLKSIYKEWKELKVEIKELAYDIVRNERHIQLKTNAISFVVQK, encoded by the coding sequence GTGAACCGTATCGATTACATAAGACAAGAAGAAAAGAAATATCACGACCTTTGCTATGAACAATATAAACTGTTTGAAGCTGGCTCTTGGCTTTTCAAACCAGTTAAAACGGTTATGGACTTGATGAACCACTTTGACGGACAAAACAACTTGCAAGTACTTGACCTTGGCTCTGGCGTTGGGAGAAATAGCATTCCAATTGCAAAAAAAATAAAAAATACTAGCGGCACCGTTACATGTGTTGATTTACTTAATTCCGCTTTAACAAAGCTACAAATTTATAGCAAAGAACATGATGTATTCGAGGCTATAAAAACAGAAGAAGCAGCAATTGAAAACTATCATATTGACTCTAACGCTTATGATTATATCGTTGCAGTATCAAGTTTAGAACATTTCAGATCAGAAGAAGATTTTAAAAATGTACTCCACTCTATGAAAAGAGGTACAAAAAACGGCGGTATTAATTGTTTAATTATTAACTCTAACATACAAGAAATTGATTCAATAACGAATGAAGAATTAGAAGCTTTAATTGAAATTAATCTTTCAACCGAAGAAATGATAAGTACTTTAAAAAGCATTTATAAAGAATGGAAAGAACTAAAAGTTGAAATAAAAGAATTAGCTTATGATATTGTTCGAAATGAAAGACACATTCAATTAAAAACAAATGCTATATCGTTTGTAGTTCAGAAATAA
- a CDS encoding DUF2197 domain-containing protein: protein MHMMFYEIVCFSCKNIFRVYEGSEKYKRFKEKPKGAYCCDECSHKIQLEAIKNFFR, encoded by the coding sequence ATGCATATGATGTTTTATGAGATTGTTTGCTTTTCTTGTAAGAATATATTTCGTGTTTACGAAGGCAGTGAAAAATATAAGCGATTTAAAGAGAAACCAAAAGGGGCATATTGTTGTGATGAGTGTAGCCACAAAATTCAATTAGAAGCGATAAAGAATTTTTTTAGATAA
- a CDS encoding sensor histidine kinase — protein sequence MIRLFIRDHIPLICFTIIQLLAIFLVYWFDGHNHITTALYAMFLGVFFMGSYLVFRYFTHRSFYERLANPMQSLDESVQKSDFAAVSAALQELLEVQYRHYQNQLQMQERKNNDHLTFMNQWIHQMKTPLSVIELITQDEVDSRFESINEETDRLKKGLEMALYVARLEAFTQDFYVERVQLHKIVNDSVHEHKRFFIRNFVYPELEIDKDITVESDAKWLQFLIGQILSNAIKYSSGSREKIKVKACKEGNNVILEIADNGVGIPKQDLPRVFKPFFTGENGRDFKESTGMGLYLVYEITKQLGHSVEIYSEVGKGTVVRIIFFNV from the coding sequence ATGATAAGGTTGTTTATACGTGATCATATACCACTTATTTGCTTTACCATAATTCAACTACTAGCTATATTTCTCGTATATTGGTTTGATGGGCATAATCATATTACAACGGCGTTATATGCAATGTTTCTAGGTGTTTTCTTTATGGGAAGTTATTTAGTGTTTCGTTATTTTACACATCGTTCTTTTTATGAGCGCCTAGCAAACCCGATGCAATCTTTGGATGAATCTGTTCAAAAATCTGATTTTGCAGCTGTATCGGCTGCTCTTCAAGAACTACTTGAGGTGCAATATCGACATTATCAAAATCAGCTGCAAATGCAAGAGAGAAAAAATAATGACCATTTAACCTTTATGAATCAGTGGATTCATCAAATGAAAACACCTTTATCTGTAATAGAATTAATTACACAGGATGAAGTAGATTCACGTTTTGAAAGTATAAATGAGGAAACTGATCGATTAAAAAAGGGATTAGAAATGGCTCTGTATGTCGCACGTTTAGAAGCATTTACACAAGATTTTTATGTAGAAAGAGTACAACTACATAAAATAGTGAATGATTCGGTACATGAGCATAAACGTTTCTTTATCCGAAATTTTGTATATCCAGAGCTTGAAATTGATAAGGACATTACTGTAGAAAGTGATGCGAAATGGTTACAATTTTTAATCGGACAAATACTATCGAATGCGATTAAATATTCATCAGGTAGTAGAGAGAAAATTAAAGTGAAAGCTTGTAAGGAAGGTAATAATGTTATACTTGAAATTGCTGATAATGGTGTAGGTATACCGAAGCAAGATTTACCAAGAGTATTCAAACCTTTCTTTACAGGAGAAAACGGTAGAGATTTTAAAGAATCAACTGGAATGGGGCTATATCTCGTATATGAAATTACGAAGCAATTAGGACATAGTGTAGAAATCTATTCAGAAGTTGGTAAAGGTACCGTTGTACGTATTATATTTTTTAATGTGTAA
- a CDS encoding response regulator transcription factor: protein MVKIMIVEVDMKIAELLSTHVAKYGYQGVIVSDFQNVLNIFLEEQPELVLLDINLPSFDGYFWCRQIRGVSTCPILFISAREGTMDQVMALENGGDDFIPKPFHYEVVVAKIRSHLRRAYGDYAPKLEERMIEQQGLCLYPERLVLKLRNDEIDITRNEAILLETLMKNYPRVVSREVLLNKLWDSESYVDDNTLSVNTTRVRKKLQTLHIEGAIETIRSVGYRFHITWDNGIEK from the coding sequence ATGGTCAAAATTATGATTGTAGAAGTCGATATGAAAATTGCAGAACTATTATCGACACATGTTGCGAAATATGGTTATCAAGGAGTTATTGTATCGGACTTTCAAAATGTATTAAACATTTTTTTAGAAGAACAACCAGAGTTAGTTTTATTAGATATTAATTTACCGAGTTTTGATGGGTACTTTTGGTGTCGTCAAATTCGGGGAGTTTCAACATGTCCGATACTATTCATTTCGGCCCGTGAAGGCACGATGGATCAAGTTATGGCGTTAGAAAACGGTGGCGATGATTTTATTCCGAAGCCTTTTCATTATGAAGTTGTAGTGGCGAAAATTCGTAGTCATTTAAGACGTGCATATGGAGATTATGCACCGAAATTAGAAGAACGAATGATTGAACAACAAGGTCTTTGTTTATATCCTGAAAGACTTGTATTGAAACTTAGAAATGACGAGATTGATATAACGAGAAACGAAGCCATTTTATTAGAGACATTAATGAAAAATTATCCGCGTGTTGTGAGTAGAGAAGTGTTACTTAATAAATTATGGGATAGTGAATCTTATGTTGATGATAATACATTAAGTGTAAATACAACACGTGTGCGTAAAAAGTTACAAACGTTGCATATAGAAGGTGCGATTGAAACGATTCGTAGTGTTGGATATAGATTTCATATTACTTGGGATAATGGTATAGAAAAATGA
- a CDS encoding acetamidase/formamidase family protein: MYRIHKDHIIYSMSPENKPCMEVEIGSSLVFETYDCFENQIDSEDVVLQELDWNRINPATGPVYVKGAEPGDILVVTIEKIEIAEQGVLTTGANLGVMGDELNENTVKIVPIHNEYVLFSSELQIPINPMIGVIGTAPKEESISCGKPHDHGGNMDCKEIKEGTTLLLPVNVPGALLALGDLHAAMGDGEIGVSGVEVAGEVTVTVQIIKGKQWPLPMAIQKEKMMTIASEKLLDDAANRAVRNMVTFLHEELAMSKADATLLLSAVGNLKVCQVVDPLKTARMELGMDYVEKLGFTFSKFHIK; encoded by the coding sequence ATGTATCGAATTCATAAAGACCATATCATTTACTCAATGTCACCAGAAAATAAGCCGTGTATGGAAGTAGAAATTGGGAGCAGTCTTGTATTTGAAACATATGATTGCTTTGAAAATCAAATCGATTCTGAAGATGTTGTGTTACAAGAATTAGATTGGAACCGAATTAATCCAGCGACTGGACCTGTATATGTTAAAGGAGCAGAACCTGGCGATATATTAGTCGTAACGATTGAAAAAATTGAAATTGCAGAGCAGGGCGTTTTAACTACAGGTGCAAACCTTGGTGTAATGGGTGATGAGTTAAATGAAAATACAGTGAAAATTGTCCCAATACATAATGAATATGTTTTGTTTTCAAGTGAACTACAAATCCCGATTAATCCAATGATTGGGGTAATTGGTACTGCACCGAAAGAAGAGAGCATTTCATGTGGCAAACCGCATGATCACGGCGGGAATATGGACTGTAAAGAAATTAAAGAAGGAACAACATTACTACTACCAGTTAATGTCCCAGGAGCACTATTAGCATTAGGTGATTTACACGCAGCAATGGGTGATGGTGAAATTGGTGTTAGTGGTGTAGAGGTTGCTGGTGAGGTAACGGTAACAGTTCAAATTATAAAAGGAAAACAATGGCCATTACCAATGGCTATTCAAAAAGAAAAAATGATGACGATTGCTTCAGAGAAATTGTTAGATGATGCAGCAAATCGTGCTGTACGTAATATGGTGACATTTTTACATGAAGAATTAGCAATGTCTAAAGCTGATGCAACGCTTTTATTATCGGCAGTAGGTAATTTAAAAGTTTGCCAAGTTGTGGATCCGCTGAAAACAGCGCGTATGGAACTAGGAATGGATTATGTGGAGAAACTAGGATTTACTTTTAGTAAATTTCACATTAAATAG
- a CDS encoding class I SAM-dependent methyltransferase, which yields MEFWESSFIEKQTMWGFEPTESAILTKDFFLEKNVKNILVPGIGYGRNAKVFIDNGINVTGIEISKTAIDLARENGLEDVSMYHGSVNEMPFDNKLYDGIFSHALLHLLNEQEREKFIEDCYNQLKPGGYMVFTTVSKKAPMYGKGKQLDKDYYEIMDGVKMFFYDSESIKKDFNQYRLVQVSEIDEPNKNMANKPSINFLMIKCKKER from the coding sequence ATGGAATTTTGGGAATCAAGTTTTATCGAAAAACAAACGATGTGGGGATTTGAACCTACAGAATCTGCAATTTTGACAAAAGATTTTTTTCTTGAAAAGAACGTTAAGAATATATTAGTTCCGGGTATTGGATATGGAAGAAATGCAAAGGTTTTTATCGATAATGGTATAAATGTAACAGGTATTGAAATTTCGAAAACAGCAATCGATTTAGCAAGAGAAAACGGACTAGAAGATGTTAGTATGTATCACGGTTCAGTAAACGAAATGCCTTTTGATAATAAACTGTATGATGGGATATTTAGTCATGCACTTCTTCATTTGTTGAATGAACAGGAAAGAGAGAAATTTATTGAAGATTGTTATAATCAGTTAAAACCAGGCGGATATATGGTTTTTACAACTGTTTCTAAAAAAGCTCCCATGTACGGAAAAGGAAAACAGTTGGATAAAGATTATTATGAGATAATGGACGGTGTAAAAATGTTCTTTTATGATTCTGAATCTATAAAAAAAGATTTTAATCAATATAGATTAGTACAAGTTTCGGAAATTGATGAACCAAATAAGAACATGGCAAATAAACCTTCAATCAATTTCTTAATGATAAAATGTAAGAAAGAACGATAA
- a CDS encoding cell wall hydrolase: MPLIPYNESDVDLLARLIRAEAEGEGRQGEELVGCVVVNRVFCDCLDFKQLRTVRDAVYQSPGGFEAVQYGYFYQRARESEKEIARKVLQGQWRWPARWALWYFRPVGACPPEWYNQPFVGQFKSHCFYEPSGDECPKCIHDSKICNAST; encoded by the coding sequence ATGCCCCTTATTCCATACAACGAAAGTGATGTTGATTTACTAGCTCGATTAATTCGTGCTGAAGCTGAAGGCGAAGGTCGCCAAGGTGAGGAGTTAGTTGGCTGCGTAGTAGTAAACCGTGTATTTTGTGATTGCTTAGATTTTAAACAACTCCGTACCGTACGAGACGCTGTATATCAAAGCCCCGGCGGATTTGAAGCAGTACAATATGGATATTTTTATCAACGCGCTCGTGAATCAGAAAAAGAAATCGCACGAAAAGTTTTACAAGGTCAATGGCGCTGGCCTGCACGATGGGCTCTTTGGTATTTCCGTCCAGTTGGAGCTTGTCCGCCTGAATGGTATAATCAGCCATTTGTAGGACAGTTTAAAAGCCATTGTTTTTATGAACCAAGTGGTGATGAATGTCCGAAATGTATTCACGATAGTAAAATTTGCAACGCAAGTACTTAG
- a CDS encoding SMP-30/gluconolactonase/LRE family protein yields MFSNIELVLDAKASLAEGPCWNGKKQLLYWVDIMERKLCIYNPTANTNRVIVLNQQIGCVVPYLEDVLLLAMENGFYSINVNTEKLTHIFDPEPHLIENRFNDGKCDPAGRFWAGSTDTYGMNAAGSLYCLHHNLSVEKKVSHVNTSNGIAWSPDHTYFYFIDTPTKKVVRYQYNIRTGDIHNPSDVINFSENDGLPDGMTIDEEGCLWIAHWGGSKITRWNPFTGEQILSIPIPALYVTSCTFGGPNLTDLYVTTARTRMSDNELKEYPHAGGIFRIQTNVKGCPTYSFCNKNIGAETM; encoded by the coding sequence TTGTTCAGTAATATAGAATTAGTTTTAGATGCTAAAGCAAGTTTAGCCGAAGGACCATGTTGGAATGGAAAAAAGCAACTTTTATATTGGGTTGATATTATGGAGAGAAAATTATGCATATATAATCCTACCGCTAATACGAACCGAGTAATTGTTCTCAATCAACAAATTGGCTGTGTTGTTCCATATTTAGAGGATGTACTACTCTTAGCTATGGAAAACGGCTTTTATTCTATTAATGTAAATACAGAAAAACTGACACATATTTTTGACCCTGAACCACATTTAATAGAAAATCGTTTCAATGATGGAAAATGTGATCCAGCTGGTCGTTTCTGGGCAGGTTCTACAGATACATACGGTATGAATGCTGCAGGTTCCTTGTATTGTTTACATCATAATTTAAGTGTAGAGAAAAAAGTTTCACATGTAAATACATCAAATGGAATTGCTTGGTCACCTGATCATACATACTTTTACTTTATAGATACACCTACTAAAAAAGTGGTTCGCTATCAATATAATATACGTACTGGAGACATTCATAATCCAAGTGATGTAATCAATTTCTCTGAAAATGATGGTCTACCTGATGGTATGACAATTGACGAAGAAGGTTGTTTATGGATTGCACATTGGGGAGGTTCAAAAATAACTAGATGGAATCCCTTTACTGGAGAACAAATATTAAGCATTCCAATTCCCGCGTTATATGTAACATCATGTACATTTGGTGGGCCTAATTTAACAGATTTATATGTTACAACAGCCAGAACAAGAATGAGTGATAACGAATTAAAAGAGTATCCACATGCTGGTGGTATTTTTCGAATTCAAACAAATGTTAAAGGCTGTCCCACCTATTCATTTTGCAATAAAAATATTGGAGCTGAAACAATGTGA
- the lysS gene encoding lysine--tRNA ligase has translation MHWAYEVAHELIRKHPNKEMFVCASGISPSGSVHIGNFREIVTTYFVVRALQDLGKKTRFIFSWDDYDRFRKVPKNIDPSFAKYIGMPYCDIPDPYGCHNSYAEHFEKEFEKSLQAFGIEVEFIYQHDEYRSGRYNKNILEALYKRKEIYDILMGFKTRECSEEERESFYPATLYCERCGKDTTTITHFDEVLKTVRYECECGNEKELSVLNTNKMKLNWKIDWPMRWMIEDVIFEPGGRDHSSETGSYNVSKEIARKIFNREVPHYVAYDFIGIKGNHEKMSSSSGNSITPSNLLKVYIPEVILFMFAKYKPGAAFHIGLDEDVIRNYTEYERLKDSYENKTLKNEDLFDAIKISRVDSEIKEYPKFNQVAGTLPLLNFDSTILQGILKKIDRSYALDEMRAISNRAEYWIRNFQSEKLIAVNEEKNAEFYYTLDERQKEWLVEVCKILRSNKDYSNLMEQLYGICHHENKKIMKENQKQLFTIIYKLIMNQSNGPRIPLLIHVVGIENFITLLDF, from the coding sequence ATGCATTGGGCGTATGAAGTAGCACATGAATTAATTAGGAAACATCCAAATAAAGAAATGTTTGTTTGTGCATCTGGAATTAGTCCGTCAGGTTCTGTTCATATTGGGAACTTTCGTGAAATCGTAACGACTTATTTCGTAGTAAGAGCACTTCAAGATTTAGGGAAAAAGACTCGTTTTATATTTTCGTGGGATGATTATGATAGGTTTAGAAAAGTTCCAAAAAATATTGATCCATCTTTTGCAAAGTATATTGGTATGCCATACTGTGATATTCCAGATCCGTATGGATGTCATAACTCGTATGCGGAGCATTTTGAAAAAGAGTTTGAAAAATCGCTTCAAGCATTTGGAATTGAAGTAGAATTTATTTATCAACATGATGAATATAGAAGCGGAAGGTATAACAAAAATATATTAGAGGCCTTGTATAAACGAAAAGAAATATATGATATTTTAATGGGTTTTAAAACTAGAGAGTGTAGTGAAGAAGAGCGAGAGAGCTTTTATCCAGCTACATTATATTGTGAGAGATGCGGAAAAGATACAACAACTATTACACATTTTGATGAAGTATTAAAAACAGTCCGGTATGAATGTGAATGCGGAAATGAAAAAGAGTTATCCGTATTAAATACAAATAAAATGAAACTAAACTGGAAAATCGATTGGCCGATGAGATGGATGATAGAGGATGTTATTTTTGAACCGGGCGGTAGAGATCATTCATCAGAAACGGGTAGTTATAATGTATCAAAAGAAATTGCAAGGAAAATATTCAATCGAGAAGTGCCTCATTACGTTGCTTACGATTTTATTGGTATTAAAGGGAATCATGAAAAAATGTCTAGTTCTTCAGGGAATAGTATTACACCAAGCAATTTATTGAAAGTGTATATACCAGAAGTAATTCTCTTTATGTTTGCAAAATACAAACCAGGCGCTGCTTTTCATATTGGGTTGGATGAAGATGTGATTCGTAATTATACAGAGTATGAGCGATTGAAAGATAGTTATGAAAATAAAACGCTCAAAAATGAAGATTTATTTGATGCAATTAAAATCTCTAGAGTTGATAGTGAGATTAAAGAATATCCGAAATTTAATCAAGTAGCAGGAACGTTACCATTATTAAATTTTGATTCAACTATTTTACAGGGGATATTAAAGAAAATAGATAGGAGCTATGCATTAGATGAAATGAGAGCGATAAGTAATCGCGCAGAGTATTGGATAAGAAACTTTCAATCTGAAAAATTAATCGCGGTAAATGAGGAGAAAAATGCAGAGTTTTACTACACATTAGATGAAAGGCAGAAAGAATGGCTAGTAGAAGTTTGTAAAATACTTCGTTCTAATAAAGATTACTCTAACTTAATGGAGCAATTATATGGGATTTGTCATCATGAAAATAAAAAAATAATGAAAGAAAATCAAAAACAATTATTCACTATTATATATAAGCTCATTATGAATCAATCAAATGGTCCTCGTATACCATTATTAATACATGTAGTAGGCATAGAAAATTTCATCACACTATTAGATTTCTAA